The Salvelinus fontinalis isolate EN_2023a chromosome 32, ASM2944872v1, whole genome shotgun sequence nucleotide sequence GACGATTACGTTGTCCACAAACCGTATCCTCTTTTCCGTAGCGCTTGGCTTTGGGTTTATTTCTCTGACACCATGTTATGTGAATAACTCACGTCGGAAAGTTTGGTAAAATGCAAGCATAATCCTTTACTCGGTATCACATGTAACGACATCCTGATCAGAAACTCATAACGCACCCATTTATATATCCTAGATAGGTTCCCCACTAGCGCCATCTCTGGGTTGGCATGGTGCACATTATTTTAACATGACAATCTAAGCCAAACCCAGCTGTTTTCCCCCCATAGTTGCGCACATGTTGGTTTCTATACAGACTACTTCTAGGACCTACATCTACTGTAGCAGCATTTTAGTCTACATACTCTGACCTGGTCGGCTACCAGGTGTCATTGTACTCTGGGTGTTATTCACATTCTCGTCATTATTGAGTATTCCtgaatgtatactgaacaaaaatattaacacatgtaaagtattggtcccatgtttcatgagctggaaAAAATAAAATGTCATGCACAACTaatctaaaatgttgtgcacaaatctgTTCATTGAGCatgtatcctttgccaagataatccatccacctgacaggtgtggcatatcaagaagctgattaaacagaatgatccttacacaggtgcaccttgtgctgggtacaataaaaggccactttaaaatgtgctgttttgtcacaacacttggcaattggcatgcagactgcaggaatgtccaccagagctgttgccgagaattgaatgttaatttctctaccatttctctccgttgttttagagaatttggcagtacgtccaacctaaTGTCAGCAATTAGTTTACTAAATTATATTGTACCTTTTAAATATACCAACCTATCCTGTCTTGTGGATTAATTTATGGGACTGTCCAACACTAAACCACCAAAGTCAGCATGACCAAATATCATCACAACATTAAAATATTTATTAGTCATTTTTACAGAAACATCAAAATGCTTGACAGAGACATTAAGATGTGCATAAGGGAAGTCGGGGGAAAGGACACGAGATCAGTGGAAGAAGTCATGGAGTGTGTCCATTTAGATTTTCCCGGGGAAACTTCCAGCTTCAACCTGATCGTCCCATTTTGCCAccttggagcaagagagagagaaactcagtAAATGTCCCATGGCAGACAACAAAATGACATAACAGATGACAATTGAGAAAAGAAGAGGGGGAGTTTGTCTTGAAACTACTAACCAGCCACATCACCTTTAACCTTGCATTACTTGATGACTGGCACCACTGATTTAAATACAAGTCTCTTCAGGGGTGCATATACATTAGTGTTCAACAGAGAGAACCATTTAACTAGTGACACATACCCAGCTCAAGGGACACAGGCTTTTGTAGACTCTCTGGTACCAGTCACAGGGTGCCACGTCCTGGCCTTTGTCGGACAGAGCCTTGTTACATCTGTGGAAGTCTGGACGGAAGAAGGGACATATGTGTAGAATAACGTCAATGCATATGAACTGACCAAGGGAATATTTTCATAACATTTAGCCCATTAAGTGCCAGTATTCTACACTTAATACACAAGGATCGTTCAAGTATTCAAATAACAATAGTAGTCAATAGCAATCTGACTAGATGAGGTCTCATTATGGTGAGTGGCAGTTGTAAATGTCAGTTGACAATTAAGGTGTTCACATTGTACTAGGCTACACAACTGTACATTCATTTGTAAATTAACAAATGGCCTAAATAAAACCAAAACATGAATCACAAATAGGGAAAAAACtaaacagcgagagagagactattCTGTATTTGGGTTAGTTAACTAAGCATTCACGCAGGTACCAGAATCAACGCAGCAAAAGCCATTCGagcaagtgaaacaatttaaataaGTGAACTGTCACGGACGGACATCAACCTGGCTATAGCATTACCTGCTTTGGTTAAAGCTCAAGTTGAATTCAGCAAGTGCCATGGCAACCACCCACAGTGGGTCTGACTCAATAACATGGGGACTATTATCATTGTAACTGCAAGACATATTGGGTGAATGTAATGATAGCCATGTCATGGTGTTTTGGATGATAATCAATGCTGTGGACCTTATTCACAGCGTGACCTAAATCGACCAACAGAGTACCCCTTGTCACATGTTATATGACTGCCAACCCTAGCCGAAGTGGATTAATTCTTCAAAAACCCTTATTTAAGCATACATTGGTTTAGCATAGAAAATAACTTTGGCTGTGAATGTATGAGATGCCTGAGAGATGTATAAAAGTATTTGAATATCCAGTTTGAATAAGGTCTATGGTTTGAAAGGACAACAGCACCAGAGCCATATAGGCCTAAACATCTCTGTGTACGGCTCTGAATGGCAAACAACAAGGTAGAGAGTGTGGTGGTTGTTACCCAGATAATTCTGGAAGCAGTTTCGGGTCTGGTTGGTGTTGGGGAACCGGGCATCAAAAGGAGCCGTTCTGTAGTTCTTGATCTTCTCTTCAATTAGGTCAGACATTTTGACTGATTTCAATCTGCAAAACACTCATACTAATCAAAACATTGAATAACACAAATCTCAACCAATTTGCATAATCACAATCATCCTTGCCTAAAATGACATCGGAATACTTGCAATTCAAATCAGGCTAGCAGCTTGTAGTCCAATTCTACTTCCTTAAACATGGACCCAATTGACATGTCCTAGTGTGAttaatcaggctgtaatacacaCTTAATATGTATATCCAGCCTGAGACATGTGTACAAAATCATGTAAATGTTGTTTACAAGCTAGAATGAAATTACATTTGAACATACTCAAATTTGAGAATATTCAGGACAAACCGCAGACAACCGGTAAagctcaattttattttattcaacattctggcttgtaaatTACATTTATACGATTTTGTCCACAAATGTTTCATGCTGTATATACACCAATTAATTGTGTACCACAGCCTGATTAATCAGTCAAGACATGACCTAGCTCCTACCCTTGGCCTGCAATAACTGCGCTTATGCCAGTTTTCACAAGACATTATTTTTTTTCACATGTATTTATTCAGGGTAGCACAATTTAGACCAGGGTCTCATTCGCAATGGTGCTCAGAACAAACTGAATAATTAAATTAATCAATAAAACAGCAAAATTGTACTACAGGACACAGCCGATAGACACACCACATCAACAATACAAATAAACCCCGACAATCACCCAAAACACTTGCAAACCTCAGTGAATTCATCCCTCGTCAGTGTTCTAAACTGCCCAAAACTATTCACTGAGGGATACAACTAACTACCTAACGTTACAGCTTTTCTACGTCCGACGTAGCTAGCTGGCGCTGGGTACTAGTGCATTGGCAATGCATTGAGTCAATGTCAAAGTACTAGCAAGCTACTTGGCAGATAATGTGTAGAGCTAGCTAAACTAGCTATGCTAACTAGACATCGCTATCCAACTAGAGGTAAATGGAAAGTTGAGTAATTTGACTAAATTAGTTAACATGCAAGACGAGATTGTTAGCCATCTCACTCTTAATAAACTAGTTAGCTAGCTCATAAATATAGACTAGCACAGGTGTGCTTATAGcaatctgtagctagctaacgttagtcgtCTCCTAGCCAAACAGCCACATAAACCTATTATTCACTTCTGTATGACTGTTAATGACGACACAAGATCGATTGTTCAAAATGTCGCGCATCTTAGTTCACAGAACAACAATATTTTATTAGCTAAGAAAGAAGGCCTACCTCTGCGCTAAATGTCTGATAAATTGACCTCTTGCCGTGTCCTCTGAGGAGCGTCAAACCGCAACGCATGATGGGAGAAAGAACATAGTGCGGTGCACCTGCAAGACGAACAGCTTCTCTACGTTTTCAAAGACAGCGCACTACTGCCACCTGCTGTAAAAAAGCAATACTATACGAATACAAAATAAATCAAGACCTAAAAGATATCAAAGATGGTGAATAAATGACGATAGGCCGTTTACCAGTCACGAAAACGATGGGacgcttcaatggggcagaagtcaGTGTGTTGTAGTGATTCTGGATGATCAGATAGCTAACGACAAGAAACTGCAATGTTGGAAATCGTAAGTAGCTAGTTTCAtctgttcttgataccatgtcttgttttgaggtgttttgattgatttcatgtcaatgctaatatggcaaaaaaAATCGTTAGTTTAAGAACCAACAACtgtagcagtggaggctggtgggaggaactataggaggacgttgactccaatgcttcctatgGTTGTCAAGCTGTCTGGACGTCCTTTTGGTTAGGGTTCGGTTTAAAATgagattttaagaagataaattgtcattcaaaaggcactcgcacatctgagctatctttgttgcaggtgcatggtaacagttgaataagatgaaaaaaagaagaaacccgcacactgctcttgatagtaccactgctctttaataagctttacgtatcggcttcaaggccttcgtcagagcttaataaagagcagtgtgcaggtttcttcttttttctGAAGAAGATGAATTGTAGAAATGGGCAGGGTTTATGACTGTGGCTGTGGTAGCTAGTGAGGATGCCTAAAAACACGGCACTTCGATACGGGACTCCCTAAATACAGCTATAACCGGAAGTGACTTTTCGTAACAGGTAGAGAGCATTTTcgctaaccttaacctaattcttcTAATCAtgctaataaaacttgaaacgtTACATATCCTGACCTGCTGCATAAGTTCTCATAACCTGTGACTAAAAAGTCACTTCTGGTCATATCAGAATCGAAGTGGCGTGTTTTTAAGGAATCTCACTTCGATACAGCTACGACTGTAAGTTACTTTtcttagcaggttaggagagcattttccctgaccctaacccttttcctaaccttaacctaattctcctaaccggcTACATTAATTCTCGTAACCTGCtgtgtaagttctcctaacctgctacaaaaaaAAGTAATTTCTGGTCATAGCTGTGGCATGTTATTAGGAAATCTCCAACCAAGCTAATGCCAGCCACTTTTATTTTTTCCTCAGTCAGAGAAAGAAAATAAGCCTTTTTTGGATCTGAAAAGCTTACTACAGCAGTTACTTTGTTTTAGGATTGTTTGAGTAGATTTGGTCTTTCTGGTTTAAGAAGTTTAAGGGGAAATCTGTTGTTTAAATAATAACTAAGCAAAACCCTGCCACTTTTTTGTAAAGCGATGAGGGATGGGACTGGAGAAATGCTACCtctttcaaattcatagacagagctatggatgcaaggactgaccatccatgatacaTGTAAAGCTAAGTATATGTCATTTTCTAGAGCGCATAAAAAAATAAGACTAATGATTTAAGCTTATGTTGATCATGTTCTTGCTTAcaaatatctgggcatctggatAGACCATAAGctgtcttttaaaaagcatgttgATGAGCaagttaaagtaactgtccagtgaaaatctcacttttaaaagttcatattctgttaactcgTACCCAAATAATGTGGTTGAACCCACatcaaacttgtatctcaaatCAGCGGTCTACTTGCATGAATATTTTTAATGACcggtatacgcccacaccattctgttgttggggtacacccacaccattccaacacagaaaagctgctatTTAGACTAGATACATTGATGCCTCTCATGCAATTCAAAATATTTATAGAGGACTTATTTGTTGAGGAATGTGATTTGTTTTTCTTGACAGTTGAGCTCATGAGGTATTCATAAGTTGCAATGGCTTCACaaattattcataccccttgacttattccagattttgttctgttacagtctgaattcaaattGGATTACATCGATTTTTCtctcacctatctacacacaataccccataatgacaaaacatcttttttttttggtgcaaattattattgaaaattaaatacagaaatgtctcatttattcattcacaccactgagtcaatacatgttagaatcccctttggcagcgattacagctgtgagtctttctggctaAGTCGATAAGAGctatgcacacctggattgtgcaacatctgCCCGTTGttcttttcagaattcttcaagctctgtcaaattggttgttggtcTTTGGTCGACAACCATTTTCAATGTTCGCCATAGATaatcaagcagatttaagtcaaaactgtaactcggccactcaggaacattcactgtcttcttggtaagcaattccagtgtagatttggccttgtgttttaggttattgtcctgctgaaagctgaattcatctcccagtgtctggtggaaagcagactcaaCCAGGTTTTTTTCTAGgatttttgcctgtgcttagctccattacgtttattaacaattacaagcataaccataacatgatgcaaccaccactatgctttaaaatatggagagtggtactcagtaatgtgttgtattggactttccccaaacataacactttgtattcaggacaaaaagtgaattgctttgccacatttattgcagtattactttagtgccttgttgcaaacaggatgcatgttttggaatattctgtgcaggcttccttcttttgaatgaggttagtattgtggagtaactgcaatgttgttgatccatcctgagttttctcctatcacagccattcaactctgtaactgttttaaagtggTGAAACCCCTGAGCAGTTTCTTTCctctctgtatctttgtagtgactgggtgtattgatataccatccaaagtgtaattaataactaaaccatgctcaaagggatattcattgtctgctttttgaaatatattttttcatctaccaataggcagtggcgtgtattcatggttgccaagggaagccaggattCCCCCCAAAAGCTACcaattaaaaaataaacaaaataaagtaTCTTTCGTCTCTGTGTTTCATTAATTTCCTTCAATTCGTAAGAGGCTGAATGTACActaaacagtgcattcggaaagtattcagaccgcttcactttttccacactttgttacgttacagccttattctgaaattgattaaataaaacattttcctcatcaatctacacacaatacccagtaATGTCAAagcgaaaaacaggtttttagataaaaaaaaaaaaaaaacagaccttatttacaaaataattcagatcctttgctatgagactcgaaattgagctcaggtgcatcctgattccattgatcatccttgagatgtctctacaacttgattggagtccacctgtggtcaattcaattgattggacatgatttggaaaggcacacacctgtctatataaggtcccacacttgacagtgcatgtcagagcaaaaaccaagccatgatttcgatggaattgtccatagagctccgggacaggattgtgtcgaggcacagatctggggaagggtaccaaacatttcTACAGATTTGAAGgaacccaagaacacagtggcatccatcattcttaaatggaagaagtttggaaacaccaggactcttcctagaggtggctgcctgaccaaactgagcaattggggccTTGGcaagggaggtgaacaagaacccgatggtcactctgacagagctccagagttccaatCATGcctgtatggtagagtggcctgatggacgccactcctcagtaaaaagcacatgacagcccgcttggagtttcccCAAAgttacctaaaggactctcagaacatgagaaacaagattctttggtctgatgaagtcaagactgaactctttggtaAGAATTAAGGGAAAGATGAGTGGAACAAAGTACtgagcgatccttgatgaaaacctgctccagagcgctcaagacctcagactggggtgaaggttataCCTTCCAAAAGgtcaatgacccaaagcacaccgccaagacaacacaggagtggcttcgggataagtctctgaatgtccttaagtggcccagccagagtccgtacttgaacccaatcgaacatctctggagagacctgaaaatagatgtgcagcgacgctccccatccaacctgacagagcttgagaggatctgcagagaagaatgggagaaactccccaaatacaggtgtgccaagtatGTAGTGACATACCCAAAaagacccgaggctgtaatcgctgccaaatgtgcttcaacaaagtactaagtaaagtgtctgaatactgatgtaaatgttatattttttaatgtatttttaatacattttttacaacacagctgtttttgctttgtcattatggggtattgtgtgtagattgatgagggaaaaaaacaatttaatacattttagaataaggctgtaacgtaacaatgtgtaaaaagtgaaggggtctgaatactttccgaatgctctgtataagcaaaagtatgtggacaccccttcaaattagtggatttggctgttTCAGCCACACCGTTGCTGATAGGTATATACAATTTGAGtacactgccatgcaatctccatagacaaacactggctgtagaatggccttgctcaagagctcagtgactttaaacgtggcaccgtcataggatggcacctttccaacaagtcagtttgtctaatttctgccctactagagctgccccggtcaactataagtgctgttattgtgaagtggaaacgtctaggagcaacaacggcttagccgCAAAGTGGTTGGCCGCACATgctcacagaaagagactgacgaGTGCTGATGttcgtagcacgtaaaaatcgtctgtcctcggttgcaacacccaCTACCGAGTTCGAAACTGCTTCTGTAACCAACGTTCGTAAGGAGCTTCATGGAATTGCtctccatggccgagcagccgtacacaagcctaagatcaccatgcgcaatgccaagcgtcagctggagtggtgtaaagcgaaccaccattggactttggagcagtggaagcgtgttctctggagtgatgaatcacgcttcaccatctgacagtccaacggacaaatctgggtttgttggatgccaggagaatgctacctgccccaatgcatagagccaactttaaagtttggtggaggaggtatACTGGTCTGGGGCTCTCAGTGAGCTTGAATAGAAGCTGGAGGAATTCCTGACCTGGATAAAGAGAGAAAATGATGAATAGTCACAATTGGAAATGTTTGCAAGCCTTACTATTAGTCCATGTGCTTGGTTATTCAAACTTTGTGGAACAAACTAGAATATCGGTTGGAATTTATTTCCATATCTTTTTCAAGGATGCTCAAATACAttcatattttgttttgttttaaagaCACCTCTTCTACTTAAGCCCATTCTGGGTTGCTTACTTCGGTCATATTGtgctacctctaacctctccaaGTGGGAAGATAAATAATCACTTGAGAGCCTAACCGATGTACATAGTTTAATCTATATTATCGGATGATATTAGCCTTTTACAGGCATATTGATATTGGACGATGATTCTACCGATGACCGATATTCAATAAATGGAATGTAAAAAAGTGAATCTcatgaacaaggtagttaacccactgttcctaggccgtcattgaaaataagaatttgttcttaataactgacttgcctagttaaataaaggtaaaataaaaaagtaaatgcTTATCTGATATCAAGGGGCCATTCTCATTTTCATTATTGCCACAATGTAAGAAATCAACATTTGTGGCAATTTCGGAGAACTTGGTGTGGAAAAATGTCACTTTTTAATTTCCCTGCTGTCAAAAAATAAATCGGCAAATATATCGGTATCGGTAAGTTTTGTCCCACAAAAATATGGATTGTTGTCGGACCCCAAAGAAAACATATAGGTTGGTCTCTACTTTCTATGAACCACCGGTGTTATTAAGTGTTAGTAGTACTTGTATAGGATATACGCCTATAGCATGTCTCATAGCAAGTCTTACAATTCACTATAGAGTGCTAGAATGACTTTAAGCAAATTGATGACACAGATCGTTCATGGTGAGAAACAGAATCAattagaaccaaaaaatgttctTTCAGAATCCCCAAAATGTTGGTCAATTAAGTTGGATTTCATATCTATACAGGAACTTCCTCAATGCATGGTAAAATTAAGAGGGAAAAAAACAGTGTTCCATTGGTTGCTAAGTGTCAATGGTCATACTGTATCTCGAaagaaacagcgcccctctgtctcagtatgtgtagcgtaTCTACAGttgtcggaggtttacatacaccttagccaaatacatttgcactccgtttttcacaattcctggcatttaatcctagtaaaaaatccccgtcttaggtcagttaggatcaccactttattttaaaaatgtaaaatgttagaataatagtagagagaatgatttatttcagcttttatttctttcatcacattcccagtgggtcagaagtttacatacactcaattagtatttggtagcattgcctttaaatagtttaacttgggtcaaacatttcaggtagccttccacaagcttcccacaataagttgggtgaattttggcccattcctcctgacagagctggtgtaactgagtcaggtttgtaggcctccttgctctcacgcgctttttcagttctacccacacattttctacaggattgaggtcagggctttgtgatggccactccaataccttgactttgttgtccttaagccattttgccacaactttggaagtatgcttggggtcactggcacgaagcctccagtgatgatccatggcacaaagcctccagtgatgatccatggcaagaagcctccagtgatgatccatggcacgaagtctccagtcatgatccatggcaagaagtctCTAGTGATGAACCATGGcaaaaagcctccagtgatgagacatggcaagaagcctccagtgatgatccatggcacgaagtctccagtcatgatccatggcaagaagtctCCAGTGATGAACCATGGcaaaaagcctccagtgatgagacatggcaagaagcctccagtgatgatccatggcaagaagcctccagtggtgagacatggcacgaagcctccaatgaaggcctccagtccggagcctccagcgacagtctccagttcggagcctccagcgacgttctccagtccagagcctccagcgacgttctccagtccggagcctccagcgacggtctccagtccggagcctccagcaacgacgGTGTCCAGTCCGgagcaacgagggtgcccagttcggagcctccagcaacgagggtgcccagtccggggcccgcaacgagggtgctcagtccggggcccgctacgagggtccccatTCCGGGGCtcgctacgagggtccccagttcGGGGCtcgctacgagggtccccagtccggggtcggcggcgagggtccccgcaccaagaggtgccaccaaagtggggtgagccagcggggtatgcgtcccgcacctgagccgccgccgtggatagatgcccacccagacccgcccctataggtttaggttttgcggccggagtccgcacctttggggggggtactgtcacgccctgaccttagagttccttttcatgtctctgttttggtttggtca carries:
- the LOC129831283 gene encoding cytochrome c oxidase subunit 6B1-like, with translation MSDLIEEKIKNYRTAPFDARFPNTNQTRNCFQNYLDFHRCNKALSDKGQDVAPCDWYQRVYKSLCPLSWVAKWDDQVEAGSFPGKI